In Amblyomma americanum isolate KBUSLIRL-KWMA chromosome 8, ASM5285725v1, whole genome shotgun sequence, the DNA window TTTACTGAAGCCATGCAAAACGCTTCCCACAATTCAGTAAATGACGGTGGTGGGTATGTTAGCGACCAGTTTGTGGCTTTAAcaaaaaagaataataataataataataattgttttttgggggaaaagaaatggcgcagtatctgtctcatatatctttggacacctgaaccgcgccgtaagggaagggataaaggagggagtgaaagaggaaaggaagaataggtgccgtagtggagggctccggaataatttcgaccacctggggatctttaacgtgcactgacatcgcacagcacacgggcgcctcagcgtttttcctccataataacgcagccgcctcggtcgggttcgaacccggccgcggcggctgcgtttttatggaggaaaaataaaaaaagaaaaaaaattgcttttagcCGGCCAGTTGTAAACTTCATGACTTGCGAGGATAGTTTGTATCTCGCATAGCTTACGATTGCTTAGCTATCTGGGGTGGTTTTAACGCTTTTATGTTCGTGTGTGCCatgattagatgcgtataaatatgcgccatgtcgaaaataaacttGGTTGAAAGTTCGCgttcgtgtctcgtggtgttcctatgtggtgttgtccccttgtctacaatctagcgctccccagtctcagtatgccctaccaactagccccctactaAGCTTTACTGGCGTCATCATGATATTTAGTTTGACATTCACATTAACTGTGCCGGCGCTTAGCACGCGCTCGAGCTATCGCTGTCGGATTGGTGCTCCATCGCAAAGAAACTTTTTAAACTCAATATCAACAATACGTGTATGGATAGCGTGCAGTTCCAATTCCAATGTGCTCTTAACCCTTCCTGGCGGCCATAAAGCACCCCCACAAATAGAGTAGTGTTGTCGCCTGCGTGGTTGAGTACCAATCACAtcagtcacgtgaccttgtgatgtcacatgAGCTTAGGATCACCGAATGATCTATAATTTTGGTAAGCGCGGCAagttcaaatcagtgcaatgagagTAGAGAGTAgagtggttgtaagctaccggtgggattagccttgcagttgctgccggcaattgctccaccatagcgacacttaaatagaaatcacagaaacactgtccgcaaaaacccaaatagacactcctgaggtcaccatgtggaggccaaatccgtgtcctgcaggtaaagtagaagaaggcgagaagcatcccttctactcgactggctcccgcgcgggaaaacaatgtcctgaagagaactgtgaggaactcctgccttcttgagggatcccaATGAGTCGCAAACGTCTTTCGCCtccccgcagttaagagatatctaagtgcctccgaCGAATTTTTGTCATGTTTTATGCTGGCTTGCACCTAAGAACGAAGTTTTGTTTAATTTATCAAATCTTGAATAAATATCAGCAGAGAAGCCAGCTTTCACAAATTCTGCGGAACAATGTCGCGTCGATATTATACGAAAGCTTTCTGCGCGCACAGCGTCGCGTAGGCGTTTGGCTAAGTGTCACAGAATGTTGTAAAATAATATACATTTTGCTCCGACTTGGGCAGATACCAACAGCAAAAGATACTACGGTCAGCCCTTTACCTAGCTGATCTTTTTGATATATCTACAAAAATGCAGCTTAAATTGATAGCGGTAAAGCTTATATTCCCCTACACGAAATGTTTTTAATGCGAATAGTAAACTTAGCGCACGGATTCCGAGGACAAACTGTTGGCGTTAAAAAACACGCTTTTAACATGGACAACCTTCAGCCTGCAGCTTTCTGGTCCGGTTACCTATTGCGCATCACTAAACTATCGATTAAAGTAAAATACACAttctgatgtaaaaaaaaactgccatgaTAGATGGCAGCGAACGTAAAACACCGCAACAAATGACACACCAGCGCAGAAATCTGCTTATAAGTACCAGTTTCCAATCCTTACCCTACCTGCCCGACTACCCTCGAATGTCACCTTAACGACTAACAAAGCGCACCGGATAACCGTAGCGCGGTCTAGTAGAGGGAAGAGGTGTGTAGTGTTGCACAACAGCACACACCTACATATGTTAGGTAATGGAGGCTCATCAACGACGGAAGCGAAGAACCCGCGCACACAAACACGCGTTGTACGCACAGCGCCCACGCGACCCGCCGTTCATCGGACGGCGCGCTccgacagatggcgactggtgtcgagagtaggagcgcgcccgcagcctgcgtgcgagggtaaaaAAATCTGGTTCACGCCACCGACTCGCACAGCCTTAACTCGTCAGTGGCAGCGGTTGCTCCATCCGGGaggaacactaatgctaacgcatccTCTTCCCGATCAGCCGCATTGATcacctataattttttttctaacgtGAATACTCACTCCTTGCGCAGTATTGCTGTCGTTTGTGGAACTTGTACTCGGGGCCGCACTGGCAGAAGCCGCCGCTACAGTTGCTCTTAAATCTTCGGCAATCCCAGTCAGTAGAACAGATGGTGTTGCCGGTGTCTGCATTGCACAATTAAGAGAGCTGCCCTGTAGCGCCACCTTTCGACTCGTCGTCTAGGTTTTGAGCTGTCCCATACACTTTTCTGCccgtttctaattttttttttgccacgaagTTTTTAACCTGAAATTTTTGCGTAAAATTTTCACCGTTGCCTTTTCGAATGCAGTTTTTACCCTTTTGAGTTTTCCAATAAGGTCTTCTCGGTTCGTTCCGGATAGCATAAGCGACAATCGTAAATGCACAGAGATTCCTCTCACCGGTGTATATCTTACTGGCATGAATAGTTACCTTTAGGATACCGGCTCCCTTTTCATACAGTGAATGCACAAAGCGAAATGAAGAATGACGCTTCGGGCCTGTCAAAGGTCTACACATTTCTTGCACGAGGTATGGCTGGGTATACGGCAACAGAGGCTACCCTGGAAAATGCTATTTATTCATTGACAATAAAGCGCATTACTTTAAACGAAAGAGCGAAATCACTTTTGGATTATAAAATGGAGTTGGAATATCAGTGATGCTTaccaaataaaacaaagcagTCAGAACAACAACGGCAGTAATAAAGATAACAGGTATTATAAAAAAATTGAGCTATTCCAAACAGTCATAAGAAACATTTAGGTCGGCAGCCCGTACCCGCTTTCCAAGCCTCCCTGAAAGAGGCTTGCAGCGCACGGCGTACCCTAGGACGCGAATTTCTTTTGTGGTAATGGAACTCACATGAGAAGGGCGTGATGATGAGCGTGGCGTTCATCACCACCTGGCCGTTGGCGAGAACGTACGTGGCTTGCACCGTCACAGTTTTTCCGCCCAAGTCCATTCGAGAGCTGGCAATATTGACTTCCTCTTCGCTGGAATGGCACGGTCGCCAGCAGCGATTTCAAAACGAGCGCCGGAAAAAGCCGCACTCTTTTCCAACGTGGCCATCGCCATACTTATCGCAAAACTGCTCGCTCAAACGTAAAGGGTGTGTGAAAAGTTCCCAGGCCGCAGGGTCGGCTTTTTAGCAGTATACTATGGCACCTAAGACGCCAGcgaagctaccatagtcctctgaTGGGAGAATGACCTTCTCCTATCCTCTAAGGAGACTTTTAGGTTCCGAGATGTCGTGGATGACCTGTTAAAGGTTCAGATCCAGGCCGCATGATCTGGGAACTTTTTACGCACGCTGCATTTGCGCCAGGCGCACAAAGCAGCATATCGAGCAATACGTTGTGGAGATTTAAAAGTTTGGAAGGTGTAGAGGAAGACCCTGCGTCCAGGATTTTTGCCCTGTATTGTTTCGTTTGTGTGCAGTCGCAGTGCTCATTTCAGGACAAAAAGTAAGCAGTGTTCTTGCTGTTCATTCCGAATGAGGAAACGGATCTTCCATTCGCATCCTTTGAAATTGTAGATTGTATAGCTTTTATATTAAGAATGCTCTTTCTTTCCAAGTTAAAGGAGACAGGAGCACCGGGCTTCTTTTGCAAGCCGCCCACTTTTCGTTCGAAATTCAGGCAGGACGAATTGTCCCACGGTGAAGTTATGCCATTATATTTGTATTATCTAGTAGCTAAACAATGGTGTCATTCACGCGTTGACGGTTGTTCTGTGCGCGTTGCTGTTCTAGTTTTTCTCACGCTACAGCCCTTAAGTAAACCTAACGTTTCTCCTGCGTATCTGCAAGGAAACGCTTGGCACGCTACCAAGGCGGCGCTACCTGAAGTTATTGATCGGAAATTGTAAGGCGTCGGCGTACTCTGCAGGGCCGCCATTGCAACCGTAGGCAGCTCGGAGGCTGAATGAAAGGGCACCAAAAAAACATTTGAGAACGTAAGTAAGTATGAAGCTCAGCTGACTTGAAACTTCAAAacgaagaagaaaaggaatcATATCAGTGGCTGACTGCAAACAAACCCAGGGAACCACGTGCAATGGGCGCCGGCGTCCCTGGCGCGGAAAACGCAATGCTAATCAACCTCTGTAGGGCCTCTTGTGTGCCAAGAACAAGCCTGTACAAGGTGAAAATTGTAACAGGAGTTATCCCTAAAGTGCAGCAGTGAAAGTGCTACATTGTATTCGGTTTTTTAATGACGCATACACGGGTCACAATTTATTACCGTCGAATTTATGCTTGCAGGTAGCCGCTAACGGCAATCAGCTGCTGAAATTATGGCTGAGAATAGCTTCGAAGTGGGCTGAGATAACAACTACTTCATTATGATTATCTTCTAATGCTTAGCCTTTTCGGTGATTGCCGCTAAGCCAAGCGACGGGACGCTTACATTTTTTCCCTAGATCTATAGCAGTAACTTTGGTGCATAGTAAGTAGAAGATGAATACAAGTGAAAGTAGTGTTATAATACTCCAGCTCGTGATATGCAGGCATTCACTTCCCTTGATCTTTAAGCTCAAATTGTTATCTAAAGTTTTACGTGTCAAAGCCATAGTACACTCGTTATTGAAGGGCTTCACATTAATTTTAACCAACTGCGATTTTTTAATATGCGCCAGAACCTCAGCACACGAGCAAATTATTTGTATTTTGCCTTCGTCAATAAAAACCAGGATGACGCTCCGCACAGTCCTCACTGGCGAGGTGGTGCGTGTGTTTGTCCGGCTGGTGACTCAAAGGGCGGCGGTTCGATTCTGTTTGAtaaatcttttttcttttaagTGAAACTGCTTTTCTTTCTACGTCGTCACTCTCTCGACCAATGGTGTTTTTTCCTGACACAGACGGACAACGCCAACGCCGGCTTTTCTCTAGAATGGggcctctaatgctatcgcaataAAACGGTCGTCTCTGATCGGTTCCAGCTCCCAACCTCGAGCTAAGCAGTCGAACAGCACAGCCACGGAGGCACAGTGACAAGCATACAAATTTTgctttagaacttcgaaaacttGGTGCTTAGCCCGCAGATACCACTCGTGATTCACAGCGGTATCCGGTGCGACAGAAAAGTGACAGCACGGAATGTGCAGGGTTGCGCAACTTGTAACAAAGAAACAAGTAAATAAGGATTGCCAGACTTACGTGATGCTGTGATTGGAGGAAATACAACAATAGGACCGTTAGTGGGAAACTGAGTGACACTCGGTTTTCATCCCTACGCAGGAATTGCAACGTAATACTTTCCCACAAAGCACTGCGTTTATCTCCGCGCCTCCAATGGGCGCGTGATTGGTCGACAACTCGCGTGGTGACCAATCGCGGCAGCCAATATCTAAGGTCTGAACTTGATTGGTCGCTGCGCTGAAGGACTGTGATAGCCACGTTTACGAGATATAACGCCGGCAGTACAGCTAACCGGCCCTATATATGAGATATATATTGGCCAAGGCTGGTCCAACGAAAGGCCAGAGTGAAACGAGCCATTTGCAATAATGGGCCGTTTACCTGTGGGTCAGAATATAACGGAGTGTCTCGTTTCGTCCTTGTCACCACTTTGCACATTAAAGCATCAGAGCAAAGGAaatagagcttttttttttcgtcttttgtAAGTGGCTGACATGTCAGGACGCCTTCGTTACCTCCTGGATCAGCCAATATGCACAGCGGAGAATGACAATATAATAGAATCTAGTTAAGAATATTTTATAACACCGGCACCGCCTTGTGGGTAGATCGATGTTACCGGTAGTTCCACCTTAACACAGGTTGCAAAAGGGCTGCCGGCAGCTTTTGGCAAGCGTTGTGGGGTCGCCACGCACTAGGGCGCATGCGCAGGTGTCATGGCAATTTATCCCGCGACTTTTGAAAACGCTGTGCAATAGGTGCCGAGAACAGATGCCACGAACAGCGGTCGAAATGGCGGACGTTAACATATGTCTAACTTTGCGGGGAAGAAATGGTAGGCTAAGAAGGTAGACCTATATAGGGGCTTCTAGCAAGATTGCGCTCTCTCAATGGTGCATACCACAACTTCCGGCAAAGCAATGCAACCTTGTGCCAAATAAGAAAAGTGTGATGATAACCTATAGCTGCATAATAAAAAACAGTCATTATCATTTGTTCCGTGAAGTAACTTACTGGCGCTGCGTTATTGAACCCATGAAACGAGAGTTGAAATCATCCCGCTGAAAATTATTCCCCGCTTCCTTTATCGTTGAAAACAAATAATTAGCAACGATCAAATCACTAAGAGTTTTTCGTGGGTGCGTGCTAACTTTTAAGCAATGGTGATTTGGAgcaaaaattgctgtttaaaaaACTGAGACCGGCAGTTAGGCGAAACAAGAAGTTAGGGTACTGTACCATGCATAGAGCTGAATAACGCGGGATCTTCTATGAAGGGTTGTGAAAGTGCATTTATGCATCCGCTGCACTCCCAGTTTAGCGACTACATATGAAAGTTCTCTAAGTGACACAGAGTATGTAAAACGAAGGCCAGTGGAGCCAAAAGCTTACCTTTTGAGCGTCACATCCGTCAGGGTCTTGCCACCAACAGGCTCCAGGTATTTCAACTGGAGCGTGCCCTGACGTTCGTTTGGGTCGAACCGGAAGTTGAGGATGAAACGACTCTGCTCCGAGACTATTACGTGCACCCTGGCGTTGGGCGCTGAATTGTTGACGATGTTGAAGTAGTCGCCGTCCTCGACGTTGATGGCCTCTCCTCCTGCGTTCGCCGGCAGTGCGTTCTGGGGTTGTGACGATGATGACTATTTGATTTCAATGGCAAAAAACAGCCTGACGAAAGAGTGATATGGCATGAAGTAAGAAATATCAGCAAAAGGTCTTTCCTATAAAATGGCGTGGGAGAAAAGCGTGGTGGAAGTCACGTGGTTCCGAAGCCCATTATGTCCGGACATGTTTAGAAACGGGCATAGACATTGTTTTAGTCGCTATGGAAGGAGCGGcttagcatcgtctccgctctgctctttatgtggtgtgtgcgggcaTATCGAACAGtacattatgtactgcccagagcaCAACGCGGAAAGTCATgggatgttcgcttccttcaagaagacaggaacccgtcacagcacagtgcaggacattgtctacccgagtggaaaccagacatg includes these proteins:
- the LOC144102339 gene encoding uncharacterized protein LOC144102339 is translated as MAKCFHHLPRGEAINVEDGDYFNIVNNSAPNARVHVIVSEQSRFILNFRFDPNERQGTLQLKYLEPVGGKTLTDVTLKSEEEVNIASSRMDLGGKTVTVQATYVLANGQVVMNATLIITPFSYTGNTICSTDWDCRRFKSNCSGGFCQCGPEYKFHKRQQYCARICSMDGECDYLGTRNSQCFLKKCACSGETKLVAGQCSYAKGCTSDSICTGGAFCESTRCLCPAGTVRQSTGTVCSRLRKRALCFAPQQS